From the genome of Aerococcus sanguinicola:
CCTCAGCTAAGGCATGGATAAAAGCCAACACGAAGGAGAAAGCTGTTCGTGTAGTCAATTTGTCTACCACACCGGGGTGCTTTTGGAAGTAGTAGGCCCCAAAAGTAGCGAAGAAGACGTGGCTGAGCCCGCGCAAGCCAATCACAAAGGGGAAACCTGCCAGGAAGAAGCCGATACCAGAAGCTAGGGCAACAAAGGCGGCTGGAGCGGGCCCCATGAAGATGGCCAAGACGATGGGCAGGTGGCTGGCCAGGGTATAGGAAGCCGGCCCGAGAACTACTTTGATGGGCATGACCATGGGGATAAGAATCGCCAAGGCAGTCAAGAGGGCCGTCAGGGTTAAGCGTTGAATGGACTGTTTATTTTGACTTAGAGACATGGAATCACCTTTCATTTAGTTCTTGTTCTTAACAAAATTGAGCTAGTGAGCATCCGTTCCGCTTTTGAAGTTGCTCCTTTAAATATGGTGGACCAAGAACGGCTTTCGCCGTTTTGTACTTTATCCGTAAGTCGCTGAAGCGTCAACGGCTAAAGCAGCACCGGCTCGAGCCAAGGTCTCTCGCCTAGCGAGCTTCAAAGGGCTAGTAACGGCTAACGCCGACTATCCCTAATTCACATCGCTTGCTTTTCATGGCTAAGGACCAACTTCAAAGCTCCACTCCTGCTCAAAATTAGGATTGCATCCCAACTACTATCGCTTAAATAATTCTATTAGTTATCACCACGTGTCCTACTTAAAGATCCCGGTACATGACATAGATATTACAGTAAGTCCCGTTCTTCAGCAGGAAGCCATTGGGGATAGTTCCAACAATTTGGAAACCGTTCTGGGTATAGACCTTGAGGGCCGCGTAGTTGATGGCGACCACAGCATTGTACTGCATCCCCTTAAAGCCCAGCGCCTTGGCTTCTTCCAAGGAAGCTGCCACCAAGCTAGAGAAGAGTCCCCGCCCGCGGAAGGCCTTATTCATACAGTAAGAAGCATTGGCTACATGCCCACAGCGGCCGATATTGTTGGGCTGGAGGGTGTAGAAACCAGCCACCCTGTCCCCTTCCTTCAAACAAGTCACCGCCGATTTATGGCTCAAATAATCCGCAAAGCCTGCTTCGCTATAAAGATCTGTCCCCGGAAAAGCCAGACCATCCTCAAGCACATCGTTCCAGATGGCCGTCATCTGCGCAATATCTTCGTCTTGATAGGCTAATACTTCCATTTTCTTACCTCTTTCTCATATTTTACTCATTTATTATAGAGGATAAGTTTCCCTTTGCCTAGGGGGATTTTGGACTTAGCCCATGACATTCAAAAAAAATCCAAGGCCTTTTTGATCGGTCCTTGGATTTTGATTCAAAATTTAACTTTTATTCAACGGAGCTCAGTGCTTCTAACATGTCCACCTGTTTTAGGCGGTGATTAATCACTAGGGCTAGAAGCAGACTGATCACAGCTACCAGCAGACTCGGTATGAGGAAAGGGCGAGCGGTGAGGGCCGGATTAAACATGACATCGGCTGGGGGCAACATATGGATGATATAGCGGTGGAGCCATTCGCCAATGCCGAAGCCAAAGAGAATGCCAAATAAGGTCAGGATAATGGTTTCACGGTAGATATAAAGAGTGACTTCCCTATCATAGAAGCCTAGCACCTTAATGGTCGATAATTCTCGCATCCGCTCTGACACATTGATGGTGGTTAGATTATAGAGAATCACCGCTGCTAGGATTCCAGCCACCAAGATGAGAACCTTCATAATCTTATCAAGGGAATTCACAATGGTTCGAATTTGATTTTGTAGGCTGGTATTCTGAACAACTCCCTTGACCCCATCGATCGCCATAAAATCGGCCGCATAGTTTTCCGTATTTTCTTGCCCCCTGTCCTTTAAGTTGACAAGCTGGGCATTACTTTGGAAGTCCTCGCCAAAAATATTGGCATAACCCGCTTGGTTGGTGAAGATAAAGTGGCCCATATACATTTCTGTAATAGCTGTTACCTTCATTTCATAAGACTTGTGCTTACTGTCTTCTAAGGTCAGCACATCACCTGGCCCGACGTCTAACAATTGGGCCAGACGTTCTGAAATAATGACGCCATCCTCTTCCAGGCTCAAATCTTGACCAGTTTTTCGGTTGATGAGCTGCACATAGCGATGGAAATGGGCAGGGTTTTCTGGAACGATCAAGTGGAGCGTTTGTTGGTCTTGGTCAGACCCTGCTGTCTTAGTCAATTGCTCAT
Proteins encoded in this window:
- a CDS encoding GNAT family N-acetyltransferase → MEVLAYQDEDIAQMTAIWNDVLEDGLAFPGTDLYSEAGFADYLSHKSAVTCLKEGDRVAGFYTLQPNNIGRCGHVANASYCMNKAFRGRGLFSSLVAASLEEAKALGFKGMQYNAVVAINYAALKVYTQNGFQIVGTIPNGFLLKNGTYCNIYVMYRDL